From the genome of Vibrio navarrensis, one region includes:
- the rsmH gene encoding 16S rRNA (cytosine(1402)-N(4))-methyltransferase RsmH gives MTNTFQHISVLLNESIDGLAIKPDGVYIDGTFGRGGHSRTILSRLGENGRLYSIDRDPQAIAEAGKIVDPRFTIIHGPFSGMAKYAEQYDLVGKVDGVLLDLGVSSPQLDDAERGFSFMKDGPLDMRMDPTSGIPVSQWLLEADLDDITWVIREFGEDKHARRIAKAIVAHRENEEKEPLTRTSHLAKLISEAAPKSFKEKKHPATRTFQAFRIYINSELEEIDTALKGAASILAPQGRLSVISFHSLEDRMVKRFMRKESKGPEVPYGIPMTEAQIQALGSANMKTVGKAIMPTEAEIEMNPRSRSSVLRIAEKL, from the coding sequence ATGACCAACACATTCCAGCACATCTCCGTATTACTCAATGAATCGATCGACGGCTTAGCGATCAAGCCCGACGGGGTTTACATTGATGGAACGTTTGGCCGCGGTGGTCACAGTCGGACAATTTTGTCGCGCTTGGGCGAAAATGGCCGCCTTTACAGTATCGATCGCGATCCGCAGGCGATTGCTGAAGCGGGAAAAATTGTCGATCCACGTTTCACCATTATCCATGGCCCATTTTCTGGCATGGCCAAGTACGCTGAACAGTATGATTTAGTCGGCAAGGTGGATGGTGTTTTACTCGATTTAGGCGTTTCCTCCCCCCAACTGGACGACGCAGAACGCGGCTTTAGCTTTATGAAAGATGGCCCACTCGACATGCGCATGGATCCTACGTCGGGCATTCCGGTCTCGCAGTGGTTGCTTGAAGCGGATCTTGATGACATAACCTGGGTGATCCGCGAGTTCGGCGAAGACAAACATGCCCGTCGCATCGCCAAAGCGATCGTCGCTCATCGGGAAAATGAAGAGAAAGAGCCACTAACACGTACGTCACATCTGGCCAAATTGATCTCTGAAGCGGCGCCAAAAAGTTTCAAAGAGAAAAAACACCCAGCGACGCGCACATTCCAAGCTTTTCGCATCTACATCAACAGTGAATTGGAAGAGATCGACACCGCATTAAAAGGCGCAGCATCGATCTTGGCTCCACAAGGGCGTTTGTCGGTCATCAGCTTTCATTCGCTGGAAGATCGCATGGTGAAACGTTTCATGCGTAAAGAGAGCAAAGGGCCAGAAGTGCCTTACGGTATCCCGATGACCGAAGCGCAAATTCAAGCATTAGGCTCGGCGAATATGAAAACGGTTGGTAAAGCGATTATGCCAACGGAAGCGGAAATTGAGATGAACCCTCGCTCGCGTAGTTCGGTTCTTCGTATTGCTGAAAAACTCTGA
- the rsmI gene encoding 16S rRNA (cytidine(1402)-2'-O)-methyltransferase yields MTDKNNLPATGATLYIVPTPIGNLGDITHRAIEVLSTVDLIAAEDTRHTGKLLSHFNIQTKTFALHDHNEQQKAQVLVDKLLAGQNIALVSDAGTPLISDPGYHLVSQCRQAGVKVVPLPGPCAVITALSASGLPSDRFSFEGFLPAKSKGRKDKLLEIAKVERTCIFYESPHRIIDSLHDMLEILGPNREVVLARELTKTFETIQGMPLGELVDWVKSDENQQKGEMALLIHGYRDSAEDGLPEEALRALTILLKELPLKRAAAMVAEIYNVKKNALYKWGLENLDQ; encoded by the coding sequence ATGACAGATAAAAATAACTTACCCGCCACGGGTGCCACCCTCTACATTGTTCCGACTCCAATTGGGAACTTGGGGGACATCACCCATCGCGCCATCGAAGTGCTATCAACGGTCGATCTCATCGCGGCCGAAGATACACGTCATACAGGTAAATTGTTGTCTCACTTCAATATTCAAACTAAAACCTTTGCCTTGCATGACCACAATGAACAGCAAAAAGCACAGGTGCTGGTCGATAAACTGCTCGCTGGGCAAAACATCGCTTTGGTCTCTGATGCAGGGACGCCGCTGATCAGTGACCCAGGGTATCATCTGGTTTCCCAATGTCGTCAGGCCGGCGTTAAAGTTGTGCCCCTGCCTGGCCCTTGCGCGGTCATTACCGCTTTGTCTGCATCGGGCTTACCTTCGGATCGATTCAGTTTCGAAGGCTTCCTACCTGCCAAAAGTAAAGGCCGTAAGGATAAATTGCTTGAGATTGCAAAGGTAGAGCGTACCTGTATTTTTTATGAGTCACCACATCGAATCATCGACTCACTGCACGATATGCTGGAAATTCTTGGGCCAAATCGTGAAGTGGTGCTGGCGCGAGAGTTGACTAAAACCTTTGAAACTATCCAAGGAATGCCGTTGGGTGAGCTGGTTGACTGGGTGAAAAGCGATGAAAACCAGCAGAAAGGTGAAATGGCGTTATTGATCCATGGTTATCGTGACAGTGCAGAAGACGGTCTGCCGGAAGAAGCGCTGCGCGCATTGACCATCTTGCTTAAAGAGTTGCCGCTCAAACGTGCCGCTGCCATGGTCGCGGAAATTTACAACGTGAAGAAAAATGCCTTGTACAAATGGGGTTTGGAAAACCTCGACCAGTAA
- the ftsL gene encoding cell division protein FtsL, which yields MAKRTPNLAKLILLDLLTVGRVPLLLLLCIFATAMAVVFATHHTRQAITFKDQTLQEREHLDSEWRNLMLEETALAEHSRVQELAKKELEMRRPDGDKEVVINLK from the coding sequence ATGGCAAAGCGCACGCCCAATCTCGCCAAATTAATTTTGCTCGACTTACTCACTGTAGGTCGGGTGCCGCTTTTGCTGCTGCTGTGCATTTTTGCGACGGCAATGGCCGTGGTCTTTGCCACGCACCACACTCGTCAAGCGATCACCTTTAAAGATCAAACCTTGCAAGAGCGCGAACATCTCGACAGTGAGTGGCGTAACTTAATGCTGGAAGAGACGGCACTGGCTGAGCACAGCCGAGTACAGGAACTGGCGAAGAAAGAGTTGGAAATGCGCCGTCCGGATGGTGACAAAGAAGTGGTGATCAATCTGAAATGA
- a CDS encoding penicillin-binding protein activator has product MINHKRLSVPRLLTPVALAITLAACSSAPKMPTSVDITLEPSQSVEAYIINADSSQGSLQTDWLIMATKAALQANQLEQADLLIQRLARLPMSEQQQAEWQLARTTYHQKKNQPRLITELLNFKTWWTLADSQWQEYYTLRAQAFQALDRPFEANRQWVALSQYVPEEQKSAIAEQIWANFSRYSQYEITQLHTESDEEVLDGWLQLAIYMKNMAGNVPQLKNTLEHWLAENPNHPAAIYTPAEIQSILALEIIKPVNTALLLPLSGKFAKQAQLVRDGFIFAMMNDTGRDPNATLTVIDTNLYQAKQIKQRLIDEQIDFVVGPLRKEMIEALQQELQDENGKTQIPSLALNIPDTIQAGTGICYVALSPEQEVAQAAKHLFAEGYKYPLILAPQGAFGQRVVAAFEQEWQKYSADKPAISYFGDKRQLQRDINSVFGLQESQQRIAQMESLMNVPMETQPRSRRDIDAVYIAARSSELTLIKPFIEVAINPDTKPPKLFSNSMSNSGEKQYEDLSGITYSDIPLLIHASPALDNQMNQLWPEQSNVQKRLQALGMDSYKLMAELPQMKVVPGHSVNGKTGLLTIDNNCVVQREISWSEHGAL; this is encoded by the coding sequence ATGATTAACCATAAGAGACTCAGTGTACCACGCCTACTCACCCCTGTTGCACTGGCAATTACCTTAGCGGCCTGTTCTTCAGCGCCGAAGATGCCGACCAGTGTTGACATTACCCTTGAGCCGAGCCAGTCCGTTGAAGCTTACATTATCAATGCCGACAGCAGCCAAGGCAGTTTGCAAACCGACTGGCTAATTATGGCCACCAAAGCGGCATTGCAGGCCAATCAGTTAGAGCAAGCCGATTTGCTTATCCAGCGCTTAGCTCGTCTGCCCATGAGCGAGCAACAGCAAGCCGAATGGCAACTTGCCCGAACCACTTACCATCAAAAGAAAAATCAACCTCGCTTGATCACCGAGCTGCTCAATTTCAAGACGTGGTGGACGCTGGCTGACAGCCAATGGCAAGAGTACTACACTCTGCGCGCGCAAGCGTTTCAAGCGCTTGATCGCCCCTTTGAAGCTAACCGCCAATGGGTCGCGCTCAGCCAATACGTACCAGAAGAGCAAAAAAGTGCCATCGCGGAACAGATTTGGGCCAATTTCAGCCGTTATTCACAGTACGAAATCACGCAACTGCATACCGAATCCGATGAAGAAGTGCTGGACGGCTGGCTACAACTGGCGATTTACATGAAAAACATGGCGGGGAATGTTCCTCAGCTAAAAAATACCCTAGAGCATTGGCTCGCCGAGAATCCAAACCATCCGGCCGCGATTTATACTCCTGCCGAAATCCAATCGATTTTGGCACTAGAGATCATCAAACCGGTCAATACTGCTTTGCTTCTGCCACTCAGCGGCAAGTTCGCGAAACAAGCACAACTGGTTCGTGACGGTTTCATTTTTGCCATGATGAATGACACTGGGCGGGATCCAAATGCCACCTTGACTGTGATTGATACCAATCTCTACCAAGCCAAGCAAATCAAGCAGCGCCTGATTGACGAGCAAATCGATTTTGTCGTTGGGCCACTGCGCAAAGAGATGATCGAAGCTTTACAGCAAGAGCTGCAAGACGAAAACGGCAAGACACAAATTCCATCTTTGGCATTGAACATCCCCGACACCATTCAAGCGGGCACAGGCATTTGCTACGTCGCTCTCTCGCCAGAACAAGAGGTGGCGCAAGCGGCAAAACATCTGTTTGCAGAGGGCTACAAATACCCGCTCATTCTGGCTCCGCAAGGTGCGTTTGGTCAGCGCGTAGTCGCCGCGTTTGAGCAAGAGTGGCAGAAGTACAGCGCCGATAAACCAGCCATAAGCTACTTTGGTGACAAACGCCAGCTACAACGAGACATCAACTCTGTCTTTGGTTTGCAAGAGAGCCAACAGCGCATCGCGCAGATGGAAAGCCTGATGAATGTGCCGATGGAAACTCAGCCGCGCAGCCGCCGTGATATCGATGCGGTCTACATTGCCGCGCGCAGCTCTGAGTTGACACTCATTAAACCCTTTATTGAAGTGGCCATAAACCCAGATACTAAGCCGCCGAAGCTGTTCTCCAACTCCATGAGTAACAGTGGTGAGAAGCAGTATGAAGATCTCTCTGGCATCACTTACAGCGACATTCCGCTGCTGATCCACGCGAGCCCAGCGCTGGATAATCAAATGAACCAATTGTGGCCCGAACAGTCAAATGTGCAAAAGCGCTTACAGGCACTTGGGATGGACTCTTACAAACTCATGGCAGAATTGCCGCAGATGAAAGTGGTCCCAGGCCATTCCGTCAATGGCAAAACAGGCCTGCTCACCATCGACAACAACTGTGTGGTGCAGCGCGAGATCAGTTGGTCAGAGCATGGCGCTCTTTAA